One window of the Nocardia huaxiensis genome contains the following:
- a CDS encoding TerD family protein, translating to MMKGANVPVPMNAVRVELGWQSGPGIPDADGSALLLVGGKVRSDNDFVFYNQPSHPSGAVRYEGKQRGPTVVDALSVDLARVEPQIETIVIAASADGGSFGQFRSLYVRVVDAANGHEVARFDSADATTETAFVLGELYRRQGAWKFRAVGQGYNTGLGGLATDFGISVDEPAPTQQYTPPAQQHTPPAQPYTPPPPVPPQPQYQPPQQQYAPPPPPQQQYAPPAQQQFAPPPPQPAPTGGAPVNLTKISLTKESPTVSLTKSGATGGVMRVNLNWTNNRRGLFGGRKSGQGGIDLDLCCFYELVNGAIGSVRALDRRFGDLHNPPFIRLDQDDRTGASATGENLDINLDFAKFFKRILVFTSVYEGARDFRNVEATATLFPVNSLPIEISLSGCVDDSRDAVLALIENVNGEMVVHRQCTFIRPPAGQPGGGVSEINRMYNWGFEVRAGRGKD from the coding sequence ATGATGAAGGGTGCCAATGTTCCGGTGCCGATGAACGCCGTTCGCGTCGAACTGGGGTGGCAATCGGGGCCGGGAATTCCGGATGCGGACGGGTCCGCGCTACTGCTCGTCGGGGGAAAAGTCCGGTCCGACAATGACTTCGTGTTCTACAACCAGCCCTCGCACCCCTCCGGTGCGGTGCGCTACGAGGGCAAGCAGCGCGGGCCGACGGTGGTCGACGCGCTGTCGGTGGATCTGGCGCGGGTGGAACCGCAGATCGAGACCATCGTGATCGCGGCCTCGGCGGACGGCGGCAGTTTCGGGCAGTTCCGCAGCCTGTACGTGCGCGTGGTGGACGCCGCCAACGGCCACGAGGTGGCGCGCTTCGACAGCGCCGACGCCACCACCGAGACCGCCTTCGTGCTCGGTGAGCTCTACCGCCGCCAGGGCGCGTGGAAGTTCCGCGCCGTCGGGCAGGGTTACAACACCGGATTGGGTGGCCTGGCAACCGATTTCGGGATCTCGGTGGACGAGCCGGCGCCGACGCAGCAGTACACGCCACCGGCTCAGCAGCACACCCCGCCGGCGCAGCCGTACACCCCGCCGCCGCCCGTGCCGCCGCAGCCGCAGTACCAGCCGCCGCAGCAGCAGTACGCGCCGCCGCCCCCGCCGCAGCAGCAGTACGCCCCGCCGGCCCAGCAGCAGTTCGCGCCGCCCCCGCCGCAGCCCGCGCCCACCGGCGGCGCACCGGTCAATCTGACCAAGATCTCGCTGACCAAGGAATCGCCGACGGTCTCGCTGACCAAGTCCGGCGCGACCGGCGGCGTCATGCGCGTCAACCTCAACTGGACCAACAACCGGCGTGGCCTGTTCGGCGGCCGCAAGAGCGGACAGGGCGGCATCGACCTGGACCTGTGCTGCTTCTACGAATTGGTCAATGGCGCAATCGGTTCCGTGCGCGCCCTGGACCGCCGCTTCGGCGATCTGCACAATCCGCCGTTCATCCGCCTCGATCAGGACGACCGCACCGGCGCCAGCGCCACCGGTGAAAACCTCGACATCAACCTGGATTTCGCCAAGTTCTTCAAACGCATTCTGGTGTTCACCTCGGTCTACGAGGGTGCACGCGATTTCCGGAACGTGGAGGCGACCGCGACCCTGTTCCCGGTCAACAGCCTGCCCATCGAGATCTCGCTGAGCGGCTGCGTCGACGATTCCCGCGACGCGGTGCTCGCACTCATCGAGAACGTCAACGGCGAGATGGTGGTGCACCGCCAGTGCACCTTCATCCGCCCGCCGGCCGGTCAGCCCGGCGGCGGCGTCTCCGAGATCAACCGAATGTACAACTGGGGCTTCGAGGTTCGCGCCGGTCGCGGCAAGGACTAG
- a CDS encoding tetratricopeptide repeat protein: MVSETHDGVGDSRVEAQGEVAVAVLALDSGDLSHAANHIGAALHSSPALPEAHESLARLAVAAGGAEAALEFYPTTEPYAGAMAARTHLLAAAGRWDAAVSLLAQLVAFDPNLPWAQVPWLGRPELAATLSADTVLEALLALNRALPEPVPESGRRTLAPLVELLCAAVDQRCEDIRLLAIGSGLARRLTAFERAESWAVQAHRREPSNLTSVMLGQVYRATGRADEAIAVWSDQLRRDPSEDYLAVDLAELYADTGRPELGLPWLETVLAADPAHEKAAPAWHGLQYRIDGDLRHLVALADHLRAHPDHHYADELLVRYSSAPAWLGHVPPATEALVNMLRQAIEYPDHREHRFTGAVSMIEPPSAMMTLRSVLRAAVIEVSEVGDPDPRIPGLEWDPAGAVVWRYPDDARTAVPAVPAPHPEAAEKIRQTVHLRWPHLPAAYDFSVTLADLALPDLIGVLVHPPEPRDDEFRDLLGRCPDLWVRAVQVFACLGIAHHRTDELWPESTRRAVLFNLLRGPEDWVCEAAAVALVAVAWTHPETRADIGFAICRRMVDLAQAQQSRPVTILESICGLVLACPWVHDRFLAYARDATAGEPE; encoded by the coding sequence GTGGTGTCGGAAACGCACGACGGGGTCGGCGACAGCAGGGTCGAGGCGCAGGGCGAGGTCGCGGTGGCGGTACTCGCCCTGGACAGCGGGGACCTGTCACATGCGGCGAATCATATTGGGGCCGCATTGCATTCGTCTCCCGCACTGCCCGAGGCACACGAGAGTCTGGCGCGGCTCGCGGTGGCGGCCGGGGGAGCTGAGGCTGCGCTGGAGTTCTATCCGACAACCGAGCCGTACGCCGGGGCGATGGCCGCGCGGACACATCTGCTGGCCGCCGCCGGACGGTGGGATGCCGCGGTGTCGTTGCTCGCCCAGCTCGTCGCGTTCGATCCGAATCTCCCGTGGGCGCAGGTGCCATGGCTCGGCCGCCCGGAACTCGCCGCCACCTTGAGCGCCGACACGGTGCTGGAGGCGCTGCTCGCACTCAACCGGGCACTGCCGGAACCGGTTCCGGAGTCGGGGCGGCGGACCCTCGCGCCGCTGGTCGAATTGCTGTGTGCCGCTGTCGATCAGCGGTGTGAGGATATCCGCCTGCTTGCGATCGGGTCCGGGCTGGCGCGGCGTCTCACCGCGTTCGAACGCGCGGAATCCTGGGCGGTGCAAGCACATCGGCGGGAGCCGAGCAACCTCACGAGCGTCATGCTGGGGCAGGTGTATCGGGCGACAGGCCGCGCCGACGAGGCGATCGCGGTGTGGTCCGACCAGCTGCGGCGTGATCCGTCGGAAGACTACCTGGCCGTCGATCTGGCCGAGCTGTACGCCGACACCGGACGGCCCGAGCTCGGATTGCCATGGCTGGAAACGGTATTGGCGGCTGACCCGGCGCACGAGAAGGCAGCGCCCGCCTGGCACGGACTGCAATACCGCATCGACGGTGACCTCCGGCATCTGGTCGCACTGGCCGATCATCTCCGCGCGCATCCCGACCATCACTATGCCGACGAGCTGCTGGTCCGATACAGCAGTGCCCCGGCCTGGCTCGGTCACGTGCCACCCGCGACGGAGGCGCTGGTGAACATGCTGCGGCAGGCGATCGAGTATCCGGACCACCGGGAGCACCGATTCACCGGCGCGGTGTCCATGATCGAGCCACCGAGCGCCATGATGACCTTGCGCTCGGTGCTGCGCGCAGCCGTCATCGAGGTCTCGGAGGTCGGTGACCCCGACCCCAGAATCCCCGGCCTGGAATGGGATCCGGCGGGCGCCGTGGTGTGGCGCTATCCGGACGACGCGCGCACCGCGGTGCCCGCCGTACCTGCTCCGCACCCGGAGGCGGCCGAAAAGATCAGGCAGACAGTGCACTTGCGCTGGCCGCATCTACCCGCCGCCTACGACTTCTCGGTGACGCTCGCCGATCTGGCGCTGCCGGATCTGATCGGCGTGCTGGTGCATCCGCCCGAGCCTCGCGACGATGAGTTCCGCGACCTCCTGGGGCGGTGCCCGGATTTGTGGGTTCGTGCCGTGCAGGTGTTCGCCTGCCTGGGCATCGCACACCATCGCACCGACGAGCTCTGGCCCGAATCCACGCGTCGCGCGGTCCTTTTCAACCTGCTGCGGGGTCCCGAGGATTGGGTGTGCGAGGCCGCAGCGGTGGCGCTGGTCGCGGTCGCGTGGACGCATCCGGAAACTCGTGCGGACATCGGATTCGCGATCTGCCGGCGGATGGTGGACCTTGCCCAGGCGCAGCAATCGCGTCCGGTGACCATCCTGGAATCGATCTGCGGGCTCGTGCTGGCCTGTCCGTGGGTGCACGACCGGTTCCTGGCCTACGCCCGGGATGCGACCGCCGGTGAACCGGAGTGA
- a CDS encoding YihY/virulence factor BrkB family protein, whose amino-acid sequence MNEHDPPPGHSGESPPESLPSPAEPARVRTVTRLRRIPELVTHVAVKAWDDSIFAKSAAAAFWQTLSLAPLLLGLLGSLGYVGHWFGPDTVDIVQAKILSFSRNLFSPSVVDDLIAPTVNDVLRKGHGGVVSVGFVLSLWAGSSAMATFVDAITAAHGQAEARHPVWQRVFALLLYVGFLLASVLILPLVALGPSLIGRVLPEGWKEPGLRLIDAFYYPGTAFLLIIGLTTLYKLALHRTLPWHRLFGGALVAGVFFMGASEVLRRYLSWITKTGISYGALATPIAFLLFTFFLGFAVILGAEFNASVQEFWPARATRLSQIKAWWHARQRQHAEPRADEGAVAADPADPNPAPSSRTGQSRSLRL is encoded by the coding sequence ATGAACGAGCACGACCCTCCCCCTGGACACTCCGGCGAGTCCCCGCCGGAGTCGCTCCCGTCCCCGGCGGAACCGGCGCGGGTGCGCACCGTCACACGGCTGCGCCGCATCCCGGAGCTCGTGACCCATGTCGCGGTGAAAGCCTGGGACGATTCGATATTCGCCAAGTCGGCCGCGGCCGCGTTCTGGCAGACGCTGTCGCTGGCGCCGCTGCTGCTGGGTCTGCTCGGCAGCCTCGGCTATGTCGGGCACTGGTTCGGGCCCGACACCGTCGACATCGTGCAGGCGAAGATTCTGAGCTTCAGCCGGAACCTGTTCAGTCCCAGCGTGGTCGACGATCTGATCGCGCCGACCGTCAACGATGTGCTGCGCAAGGGGCACGGCGGGGTGGTGTCGGTGGGTTTCGTGCTGTCGCTGTGGGCCGGGTCCTCGGCCATGGCCACCTTCGTCGATGCCATCACCGCCGCGCACGGGCAGGCCGAGGCGCGGCACCCGGTGTGGCAGCGGGTGTTCGCCCTGCTGCTGTACGTGGGGTTCCTGCTCGCCTCGGTGCTGATCCTGCCGCTGGTCGCGCTGGGGCCTTCGCTCATCGGGCGCGTGCTACCCGAGGGCTGGAAGGAACCCGGGCTACGCCTGATCGACGCGTTCTACTACCCTGGCACGGCGTTTCTGCTCATCATCGGCCTGACCACGCTCTACAAGCTGGCACTGCATCGCACGCTGCCGTGGCATCGGCTGTTCGGCGGGGCACTGGTGGCGGGCGTGTTCTTCATGGGGGCGAGCGAGGTCCTGCGCCGGTACCTGTCGTGGATCACCAAAACCGGCATCAGCTACGGGGCGCTGGCCACCCCGATCGCCTTCCTGCTGTTCACGTTCTTCCTCGGCTTCGCCGTCATTCTCGGCGCCGAATTCAATGCCAGCGTGCAGGAATTCTGGCCGGCCCGCGCCACCCGGCTCTCCCAGATCAAGGCGTGGTGGCATGCGCGGCAGCGGCAGCACGCCGAGCCGCGCGCGGACGAGGGTGCGGTGGCAGCGGACCCCGCGGATCCGAATCCCGCACCCTCCTCCCGGACCGGTCAGTCCCGGTCCTTGCGCCTGTAG
- a CDS encoding DUF3558 family protein — protein sequence MKKFAIAAAAFGAAAILLTGCSTAAETDAPPTTASPSVPASVSTSPRTDERDGGTTVPTPAETTSAPATSATENPASDTALWDPCTLSDSALTGASVDTATEERVSDPRLPVRKTCKWQATDRTFELTIVASGRTIDDMLEPGTYTDLRKTEYYGRQVVIYRNVADTHKLACYVATPAAFGSIEFFVRNTRVQTDAGDPCKDANVLGSKLFSSLP from the coding sequence ATGAAGAAATTCGCCATCGCCGCAGCCGCGTTCGGCGCCGCCGCGATACTGCTCACCGGTTGTTCCACCGCGGCCGAGACGGATGCGCCGCCCACGACCGCAAGCCCCTCGGTGCCCGCGAGCGTGTCGACCTCGCCCCGCACGGATGAGCGCGACGGCGGAACCACCGTACCCACCCCCGCCGAAACCACCTCCGCCCCAGCCACTTCCGCTACGGAGAATCCGGCGTCGGATACCGCCCTCTGGGATCCGTGCACACTCTCGGATTCCGCTCTCACCGGGGCGAGCGTGGACACCGCCACCGAGGAGCGCGTCTCCGACCCGAGACTTCCGGTCCGCAAGACCTGCAAGTGGCAGGCCACCGACCGGACCTTCGAGCTGACGATCGTCGCCTCCGGTCGCACGATCGACGACATGCTCGAACCCGGCACCTACACCGACCTCCGCAAGACCGAGTACTACGGCCGCCAGGTGGTCATCTACCGCAATGTCGCGGACACCCACAAACTCGCCTGCTACGTCGCCACCCCGGCCGCATTCGGCAGCATCGAGTTCTTCGTCCGCAATACCCGCGTCCAGACCGATGCCGGTGACCCGTGCAAGGACGCGAACGTCCTGGGCAGCAAACTGTTCAGTTCGCTGCCGTGA